In Plasmodium vinckei vinckei genome assembly, chromosome: PVVCY_13, a single genomic region encodes these proteins:
- a CDS encoding adenosine-diphosphatase, putative: MKNDVIKKFNRFIFVVIIYSLHLYLNIIARCEHIGLAKYEEKEFDENTKYKSIVIDAGSTGTRVYIYDYITSNDNKDIKIYIPSINYRTTPGLVYLLNSYFLNNDKEPFYNYFKKIKNFIYENVKKEERSSTVILIRASGGFRLLSISQSEKYVNFVKNYFFENFNDFLLIDNLLIKILSGKEEAILSYVSIYALLERLKPSPIIFINNNEEKEPHNDINTVNKNDDDHIIGVLESGGATAQIIIKVPDSKMSKDILNPMNYKHKENNKDDVIEENYKSKNIVKIKLFEKNMYLYCKSYLSLGRQNAMKTYLHYAVHEHYEKKNILNKQNQINKNETTSAANIDQNKFITVPCFPKDFKFLINNLYKTSIDEELEEYDEQNKKELKDDEYVGIGTGDSNLCRKQIQTILNYSKIDNLPFKIKKFIKLYGIENFHHFAIDILNIPETYNPISLDTNMYLKKAEEICPLTIDEIRKIVHPNANIEKAQTSCFGLIFLYEFMRHVLKIDNSILFYSTNYVKKNNITWTIAALLLNIPRHLHLIKKKKQNYDNDEL; this comes from the exons atgaaaaatgacgtaattaaaaaattcaataggtttatatttgtagtgataatttattcattacatttatatttgaatataatagCAAGGTGTGAACACATTGGTTTAGCAaaatatgaagaaaaagaatttgatgaaaataCTAAATATAAATCTATAGTTATTGATGCCGGATCTACTGGCACAAGggtttatatttatgactACATTACTTCAAATGAcaataaagatataaaaatttatatacctTCTATAAATTATCGAACTACACCTGGCTTAGTATACTTGTTGAatagctattttttaaataatgacaAAGAgcctttttataattattttaaaaaaataaagaattttatttatgaaaatgttaaaaaagaagaacGATCAAGTACCGTTATCTTGATCAGGGCTTCAGGAGGGTTTAGATTACTAAGTATAAGCCAATCggaaaaatatgttaattttgttaaaaattatttttttgaaaattttaatgactttttattaattgataacttattaattaaaatattaagtgGTAAAGAAGAGGCTATTTTATCGTATGTGTCTATTTATGCCCTTTTAGAAAGACTCAAACCAAGTcccattatatttataaataataatgaggAAAAAGAACCACACAACGATATTAATACTgtgaataaaaatgacGATGATCATATAATTGGTGTCCTTGAAAGTGGTGGGGCTACTGctcaaattattataaaagttCCAGATTCTAAAATGAGtaaagatatattaaatccaatgaattataaacataaagaaaataataaagatgatgttattgaagaaaattataaaagtaaaaatattgtaaaaataaaattatttgaaaaaaatatgtatttatattgtaaAAGCTATTTATCATTAGGTCGACAAAATGCAatgaaaacatatttacaCTATGCTGTACATGAgcattatgaaaaaaaaaatattttaaataaacaaaatcaaataaataaaaatgagaCAACTAGTGCTGCTAATATTGAtcaaaacaaatttataacaGTCCCTTGTTTCCCAAAagattttaaatttttaataaataatttatataaaacttCCATTGATGAAGAATTAGAAGAATAtgatgaacaaaataaaaaagaattaaaagatGATGAATATGTAGGTATAGGTACAGGTGATTCAAATTTGTGTAGAAAACAAATACAAACTATTTTAAACTATTCAAAAATTGATAATTTACcattcaaaataaaaaaatttattaagttATATGGAATTGAAAACTTTCACCATTTTGCTATT GACATATTAAACATCCCAGAAACATATAATCCTATTTCTTTGGATACAAATATGTACTTAAAAAAGGCAGAGGAAATTTGCCCTCTTACTATAGATGAAATTAGAAAGATTGTACATCCCAACGCGAATATAGAGAAGGCTCAAACATCATGTTTTGg gctaatatttttatatgaatttatGAGGCATGTATTGAAAATTGATAACTCCATATTGTTCTACTCAACAAATTAT gtaaaaaaaaataatattacttGGACAATTGCAGCTTTACTTTTAAATATCCCCAGACATTTacatttaattaaaaaaaaaaaacaaaattatgataatgATGAGCTTTAA